The following are encoded together in the Equus quagga isolate Etosha38 chromosome 1, UCLA_HA_Equagga_1.0, whole genome shotgun sequence genome:
- the LRRC10 gene encoding leucine-rich repeat-containing protein 10, protein MGNTIRALVAFVPAERCQNYVVGDLREMPLDRTVDLSGCQLRRFPLLVGSFRGLVKLYLSDNHLSSLPPELGQLQNLQVLALDFNHFKALPQVVCTLKQLCILYLGNNKLCDLPRELSLLQNLRTLWVEANYLTQLPDVVCELSLLRTLHAGSNALRLLPAQLRRLRELRTIWLSGNLLTDFPPVLLHMPFLEVIDVDWNSIRYFPSLAHLSSLKLVIYDHNPCRNAPKVAKGVRRVGRWAEETPEPDPRKARRYALAQEDSQDAQAPTLLHFRPPTPEELHV, encoded by the coding sequence ATGGGGAACACCATCAGGGCCCTGGTGGCCTTCGTCCCTGCCGAGCGCTGCCAGAACTACGTGGTGGGAGACCTCCGGGAGATGCCGCTGGACAGGACGGTGGACCTGAGTGGGTGCCAGCTCCGCCGCTTCCCCCTGCTCGTGGGCTCCTTCCGGGGGCTGGTCAAGCTCTACCTGAGTGACAACCACCTCAGCAGCCTGCCTCCGGAGCTGGGGCAGCTGCAGAACCTGCAGGTGCTAGCCCTGGACTTCAACCACTTCAAGGCCCTGCCCCAGGTGGTGTGCACCTTGAAACAGCTCTGCATCCTCTACCTGGGCAACAACAAACTCTGCGACCTCCCGCGGGAGCTGAGTCTGCTCCAGAATCTCCGGACCCTGTGGGTGGAGGCCAACTACCTCACCCAGCTGCCGGACGTGGTCTGCGAGCTGAGCCTCCTCCGGACCCTGCACGCCGGCTCCAATGCCCTGCGTCTGCTGCCGGCCCAGCTGCGGCGCCTCCGCGAGCTCAGGACCATCTGGCTCTCAGGCAACCTGCTGACCGACTTCCCGCCCGTGCTGCTGCACATGCCCTTCCTGGAGGTGATCGACGTGGACTGGAACAGCATCCGCTACttccccagcctggcccacctGTCCAGTCTGAAGCTGGTCATCTACGACCACAATCCTTGCAGGAACGCACCTAAGGTGGCCAAAGGCGTGCGGCGTGTGGGCAGGTGGGCGGAGGAGACGCCGGAGCCAGACCCCAGGAAGGCCCGGCGCTATGCACTGGCCCAGGAGGACAGCCAGGATGCACaggcccccaccctcctccacttCCGCCCACCCACTCCTGAGGAGCTCCACGTGTAG